Proteins from a genomic interval of Capsicum annuum cultivar UCD-10X-F1 chromosome 4, UCD10Xv1.1, whole genome shotgun sequence:
- the LOC107868226 gene encoding probable caffeoyl-CoA O-methyltransferase At4g26220, whose protein sequence is MASLSNFDDCKGLLQSQELYEYVLETAVYPREPEVLKELRAITANHPKSLMATAPDAGQQIALLLKMINAKKTIEIGVFTGYSLLLTALTIPQDGKVSPSHF, encoded by the exons ATGGCGTCTCTCTCCAACTTTGATGACTGTAAGGGACTACTGCAAAGTCAAGAACTGTATGAG TATGTACTGGAGACTGCTGTGTACCCAAGGGAGCCAGAGGTTCTCAAAGAGCTCAGAGCAATAACTGCAAATCATccaaa GAGTTTAATGGCAACTGCACCAGATGCTGGCCAACAGATAGCCCTACTTCTGAAAATGATAAATGCCAAAAAGACTATTGAAATTGGAGTCTTCACTGGATATTCCTTGCTCCTTACAGCTCTTACAATTCCTCAAGATGGCAAGGTTAGTCCATCTCATTTTTAA